A window of Glycine soja cultivar W05 chromosome 13, ASM419377v2, whole genome shotgun sequence genomic DNA:
tttgaaaccctagtggatgtaccctccactagaactgatccacaagagatgtaccctctcttgttctcattcaaacccaagtagatgtaccctctacttgtaccacaaaggatgtaccctccaatgtgttgagacaaagatcttaggctgttaaacctttgatactttgtgaatggggatacaaaagaattctcaggcggttagtcctttgaacactgtgtcgttttgaattctttgacaagggagaagggagacacaaaagaatttaggtggttagtcctttgttcttttggaaaagggagaagagagacacaaaaagaattcaggtggttagtccatggcgaattctttttggcaaagggagaagagaatgaaaagatgaatagcacaagttttcaaggtttagaaaaccaaaaaactttagaaagcttttggtacaaagaagaagaagaaattcaaagagattcaaggcttgtaaaagattgattgaatgaattggaaatgtatattgaaaagcaaatcaaagccttgcttttatagactcttcatgtctggtcaagaaaaccatttagaagagttacaacttttagaaaaacttaaaaccaatttgaaaaagtcaaaaaaccttttgaagagttacatcttttgatttattcagaaacagtcactggtaatcgattaccaaatcagtgtaatcgattacacaaggcttttaagtgaaaggatgtgactcttcacatttgaatttgaatttcaacgttcaaaggcactggtaatcgattaccaaaacattgtaatcgattacagctttttgaaaataattgaaacgttttaaattcaattttgaaaactttttcaaaacaatttttctactggtaatcgattacagcaatctggtaatcgattaccagagagtaaaaactctttggtaaacatgttttgtgaaaaatccatgtgctactcagtttttgaaaactcCTTTTCATAcctatcttgattaagtcttctcttgattcttgaatcttgaatcttgaatcttgatcttgattcttgaagcttgatccttgaatcttgattcttgaattcatccttcttcttgaatcttgaagtgttcttcaacttttcctcttgagtcttgatcttgaattgttcttgattccttcttgaacatcttgaactcatccttgttcttgattccttcttgaacatcttgaactcatcctttgattgacctttgagctttttgtcattacctttgtcatcatcttttgttgtcatcattgttatcatcaaaacacctttgaatcacctttgattcaccatgcccatgaagctttgcttctacaatgataaaactgcataattaatttgacaactaaggctaatcagtaattaaaatggtgacagaaaggggtaagaaataggagaaaataatgacacatcattTGCCTTAGTTGACCACTCTGAGCCTGAATGATTATTCTTTGTTAGTCATTGATATTATGTGAATATTATTGATGGAAGGACAAAAGGGGAATTAATACATATTGCAGATTATGCCAATGAATAAATCCTAAGTTCTCCTCTCAAGTGAAATCAAAGACAAAATGGGgttgatgaaaaaaaagagaaagcaaTGAAAAAACGAAAGTAAGgaaatgtatgtatgtatgtatgtatgtatatatatatatatatatatatatatatatatatatatatatatatatatatgaattattttaccCCAAAGCAAATAAAAAGAGGGAAGGGAAAAAGAGACCAaaagttaaatagaaaaaaaggtgCAAAAATTAAGTAGGTAAAAGTTCCCTTGATTTCTGAGTGTTTTCATATAATTAAGTGGAACCCTTTAATTGGCCTATTTCTTTCAGTACCTAGCTTATATTACATGCATGGCCCATTACAACCTAACATGTATTACTTATTTAGAatttttggatttatttgaattgaattgattCATTTACATAGTTTTGAACTTGCTCATTGAATTGCGATCTTAAGTATAACTGTTTGTCTATATAACAATGTAAACATTGACAAGTGGTGAGCATAGTAAAGTTGAAGCTCCTTAATActattttcatgttaattataAGCCTAATGGATTCctgagtaaattttttatgtctaTTGTCTGACTTATTACTTGTTGAATAAATAGGAATTTCTGTTACATGAGTTCTGATTTAGGAAAATTTGTTTTGATTGGGAACTAGAATAATTACTTGAGGGCAAACAATGCTCAAGTGTGGGGAGGTTGAAAAACCACTTTTTGAAACATATTTTGTATGAGTTTTTGTGTCATTTTGCATGTATTTTCTCGGAAAACTCACATTTGAATACTAGTTTTGTATTGCAGAAGCACAACTGCTCAATTAAGTGAAAGAGTTAGAAATTGCAAAAATTTATAAAGATTTGAAGACTCTGCACTTGATTATGGTCATCATAATCAGCATGGCCACAATAAAGTGATAACAATCTTCTAGAACAACATCAAAATTTGATGAGGGTCGTGGAGGTGAATCCAGGATGGCCTAAGGCTTCAACGTCACTTTCAACAACTGTCGTGGTGGGTTCACCATGGTTGTAGTGCTCCCTTTTCATGTAATTATCTTTaggaatttatatataaatatctttGTCTTTGTAAATGatgattcaatttttattcttGTCTTTTACGAATTTGAGAGAACTTTGAGGGCTTTTGAGAACTGAAGAGCGTGGACAAAACTGTTAGGACGGATCGTCATCATTGTTCCTAACTATTGGTATGTTTATGACTCTTTATAGGATTGTTAGTTTTTCTTTGATCATGAGTGACTAGTCTTCCTAGTCCAGGTTATGATGTAACTGTCTAAATGTACTCCTCTCCTTCTTCTTAATGAAATTCCTCATTGttgttatgttaattaattttcttcctcattttaatgtttatttggaaCTGACCATTCTAATACTCAATCGATTGCATAGTAGTGATGATCTATATGTAATTGGTAAATTTAGGCAGAGAATGTTTTATACCGAATTGCATGATCAAACTTTTTGGGTAATCTCCGATAAATcagttaatctttaattaattatctctAGAATTGATTTTATTCTTGGACTTAAGTTGATAGATCCATGATCATTGGGGTATTGATTTAAGGCAAAGAGCATTTTCTTACCTTGATCATAGGCTTTAGTTGATTTTGGGAATCAGTAATTAAATGAAGGAATTTCATGAAGACTAAGTTTGAGAGAAAATTAATACTAGGGAGTCATAACTCTTATTATAACTTAAATCTCTctttatattcatttaattattttattataaaatcaaaaccacaaaaatatttaaatcctcttttttttattcaattcgATTGTTAGTCTATAAGTTTAACTAATTGGGAATACAACTGGTTCTTTGGGTTCGATATCCGGACATTCAAGTCCACTATTACTACTGCGTATGGTACACTTGTCCATGTGCAAACCTAATATATTTTACGCATCAGGGGAGGAGCTGGGTGTggaataatttttgaaataaaataaaaatagtaacgGTTTGTATCTAttactttattaaattaattattttaaaatttaaaatttaacaaaatactaatatttctaacaaaaaactaaaacaaataccaaaacaaaaaatttaagaacaTAAACAATCAAAATAACACTTTTAAAGCTTAAcgtactaaaatgaaaaaaatattaaaatataaaagatcaaaagtgacattttgcctaactaaaataaaatacattaaaaaaagagGATTATTATATGGTACAAAGATTAGAAGTAGCAAAAATGCACGAATCCTACTTGTTAAGTTTTTATTGGCTAAACATGAAATCtaagaaataaataacattaaaaatgtcTTAATTGATTATACAattgttttctaattaaattaaaagttcatCTGAGTACCTTAATTATTAAAAGTCTAATCAGgtttctaattatttaaaaatactataatttaTCCTTTTGATCAATTTCATTAGTTTGATgacgaaaataaatatttttacatgagTTTCCAATACAAATGATGTaaagcaaaatatttttatatcaattgccagtgaaattgatttaaaaacgATGTCCTTCTTGAATTTGATGACGGATGTAAATAGATAATtttacatcaatcatcaataCAATTggtataaaaagataattttatattcattgTCAATACAAAGACGACCTTGTTAAGATCTATAGCAAGtgtaaataaacatttttatatcGGTTGTCAATATAAACGAGATAAAAATGTCTATTTATACAACTTTCCTCAATCAAGCTAACTAAGAAAGTTGACAAAAAAGATATGattataatgtttttaataaaaaattaaagaatttgattgaattttttaataattgaaggacctaattaaacttttaattataattaaattacttatttatataattaaccaTAAACAAATTTGACGGAAATCATTTGGATTCTTTCGCGCATAACATTCGTACTATTGTGCATTCTTACTAACTATCATTTCCCTAAAAAAAAGGCAACTTGACATGCTCCCACCTGCtgctttgtgtgtgtgtgtatatatatatatatatatatatatatatatatatatatatatatatataagcctcCGCGGGCCCAGTATTCTGTATGGATTAGCATTGTTTTGGTTGTTGCGAATTTCATATTATCAAGTTTTACgggtaaaattaataataaatatttttgttaaacttattatttattaaataattatttatcaaaaaatagaGATTCCTCTTTAATACACTTCTGGATGATCCGTGTCCGGTCACAACCCATAATTTCATCACACGAAACCAACCAGAGTGAATCACTCCATAACTATGCAGAAAGATCCCGTTTTAACCTTGCTGCCTTTCACTCCTTGCATTATATGTAAGGCACCCAGAACTAGCTTCCTTTTACTTACGAATACTGTAATTGTTGCACGCTGCCTTTTGCTCCcaaaaactaataacaacaAGTCAATAACCGATACATGTTTGTAAACAGAACTTGGGTCAAGACACGTGCCAAAGATCCTAAACATCGATCTTCATATTATTGCTCATCTACTATAGTTGTTTAcacattaattcttaaaaataataactatagACTATTCATCCTTTTCTAACGAGACTCATTAATCTCTCAAGCCCAATATAATTTGTATCCGCATTTTTAAaagcttaaaaatattatttttttacatttttaagaaACAAGTGTCTACTCTACTGCtagttttttttcataatttaattaatttattaaaaaaatattaattaataatgggtCACAGCTAAtgaatagaaaatatatatggTTCAGAGTATGTATGCAAGTGAGCTTGACGAATTGGATAAAGGGGAAATGAAACTTCTTTGAAGCGTAGTATATGCAACTCCAACTAAAGATAAACCAATCAAATTAAAGGTTTAAAGTATGACTCATTCACTCACTCCATTCCAGTCTCTAGTACACGCACGGCATTGCAGGTCAAACTAACAGCTACCCAATAAATAGTTTGTCAGTCCGTCTTAAATGAAGGGCGAAAATTCTATGTTCTACACTTGTGCACGCCCTAAATTGCCAAAAAGTCAAAAAGTCAACAGATATGAGACATGTTGATTAGGGGATGTGAATTTCTAAGAAAGTCAGAGGAACCTTCTACGAAAGCATGTGAGTAGACTCTGCGTGATAGTATGTTGAACTTCTTAGAAATTACATATAATATACACACCACCTGCACAATTGTATATACAGATGCTATCTAATTCTTCTTTCATACTTGAGAAATGCTTATTTATCTGCACTATACAATTGTTGTCTATAGTTATTCTCTGTTTCTCCCAAGAAGCTCTTGTGTTGAAGTAAAAATCTGTGTAATCTTCTCTGTTGCTAGAAGTTGGACTGGGTCTGTGGGAAGATCTTTttctccattttcaattttacctccaataaaaataatagatgatGAAACGACAtggttaatttatttctttttttggtattttttgtgAAGCTTGCTTTCGATGTCCCCATTCCTTGTGTTAAACTGACAATCATTCTAAGGGCATGCACTTGTTATTTCTGTTCAGATTGGCCATCtacaattcttttttaatttaaggtaGGCCTACTTTCACTTATCTGATTAGATTTCTGAATTGTAACTGATATGTTggtttaatttaatctaatgAAGTGTCAAGCATGTTTTAAATGGTTAGAAAGTAGAAACTATGCAAATACCTTGATTTTTTGCTTCATGCCATCTGATGACTGTCTATGCTGTTGTGAAGATGTGATTTgtagatttaatttatttttcattgataATGCTTTTCTCAAAGTCCAGTTTTTTAAGGCTAAGTTAATCTTCCTATGGCACCCACTATTCATTATAGAAGTTGAACAATGCATGTTGGAGTTCAACCATGTTTAGTTTGATAGAAAGCAATCATGCATTGGATTTAATGCACAAATTTAAGGTTTTATCGTTGATTAATGCTTTATTTTGACTTGAAAAATCTGATAATTCATTGAACATAATGGAAGCTTAGTAGACAAGCAAAAATCTAAGCCTTAAtcctaaaatttatatattcagaGAATCGATAGTAAATCCGAACTTCAGATTAAGTGAATAGCAATGCAATTATAAACCAATGTATGATTGCTTTCTATCAAACCAAACAAGGTTGAACTCCAGCATGCATGATTCAACTTGTATTAATAGGAAGATTTAACTTAAACAACTCAACATGACAGTTGCCAATTGCTAaacattgtttatttatatatagttcCATAGGAGGGCAAGAGTGTGAACGTTGAACTGTTTGATCTCACATTAGAAAGATTTAGaaatttcaatgaaaaaataGTAAGAACATGTGTCCAGAAAACATTCAAATGCAGAAgctgtttttaaaattatttatttattcaagtgTAGATTTATAATAACCACAGGTTCAGCACTTGGAATTCGTGATGGCTGAGAAAATGATCAatgttgttgcttcttcctcTGGATCTGCTTCTAAGGTATTCCCTAAAAAATATGACGTTTTTCTAAGCTTTCGAGGTGAGGACACCCGAAGGAACTTCACATGCCATCTTTACGAAGCTTTgatgcaaaagaaaattaaaacctATATAGATGAACAACTTGAAAAGGGAGATCAAATCGCACTAGCACTCACCAAAGCCATCGAAGATTCTTGTATATCTATTGTCATCTTCTCAGATAACTATGCTTCCTCAAAGTGGTGCTTGGGTGAACTCTTCAAGATCTTGGaatgcaagaaagaaaaaggacagATTGTGATACCAGTGTTTTACAATATAGATCCATCCCATGTGAGGAAGCAAATTGGGAGCTATAAGCAAGCCTTTGCAAAACTTGAGGGAGAGCCTGAATGCAAACAAATGGAAAGATGCTCTTACTGAAGCAGCAAATTTAGTTGGGTTGGACTCTAAAAATTAtaggtaaataaaatgaattcagTGTGATTAAATTTTCTAATGATAAAATATGAGAATGACAATGAATTATTTTAGATTGAGTTGGCCGAATTTGATTCTAAACTGAACATACTTCTGTAGTATAACACCTTGATCGTGatcatggttatcaaactctgGAGTTAACTCGCTAACTCTTACTAGTTTACGAATCCATTTGTCCTCTGTGAGTTGACtcttgagtaaactcttttttagtagactctgagcaaactctataaactctaagtaaactcggTATACTCTTGAGTTTACTACCAAGTCAACgagttagcaagttaaaaaaataagaccaaaatgtaagtcattttttattgttttttgtttgtttagcattcaacataccttcatttagtgtgttattctcaaatataaaattctcacctttaataatatcaaacccttgatctctaataacatcaacccctcgatgagaatgatctaccactactataacgtctgcaagttattatctagtagtgatgtattattactagacttggttattttaatattttgaactttatgatttactgttttactttattatattgttgaaatgtttaactagtatgttatttatagatatattattattatttttatatgaagtaggcACTTACGAGTCTACGAGTTGAGTTCACGAGTCGAGTCTATGAAACTCTAACGAGTCTGcataaactctcgagtttgataaccttgatCGTGATTGTGAATGAGAGAGTTTTAAGAGAGAGTGGTATAAAATGTGTCAGAGTTGTCCTATTCCTTGTATGTTGTGTGTTACTTATTATTTCTGTTTCATATCCTACGTCAGTCCTAGCATATCTAATGCTTGGGTAATCCCTGTAACACTAGCCCTCAGGTTGGTGCTGCTACGTAGAAGTAATACTGGATTAAGAGTATATAAGCGAATATTGTCCTCGTAAAAGTAGCCCCTAAGTCAGTGTTACTTCGTAGAAGTAATACTGGCTTAAGAGTGTAGAGTTGAATATCTTCCCCGTAATAGTAGCCCCCAAGTCGGTGTTGCTTCATAAAAGTAATATCGGCTTAAGAACATCGTAATGTAAATGAAAGCCACATTCAGGTGCTCTTTTTGTGTGATCCCTGTGCTTTTCATGATTTGTGCATGCGCACAATTACACAGTTATTGCATAGTAACCATAAtcattacaaattaaataacttCTCTTTCAATCTTAATTGAAAATTGGCAACTCTTCATTTTCTACTTTCCTTCTTACTgtgtaacaccctaaaatcaggGATTACAAATACACTTCAAATACcttttattcatctttataaACAAGTGACTCCAAAATCCTTTTCATAAACATCATAAAACATGAAAAGATAGGATAAAATTTTCactgaaataaattttttcacaAAGTCTCctcaacctttttctttttaatgacaGCTATCAACTTAAAAAGAAAGCAATCTATTTTTGAAATCGTATGCAACATACATATTCATAAAATGTTGTTTCATTTAAATCCATAAGTTGATATACATAATAAATAGCTAAACTTGAAGTATAACATGTTACATCTTTGAAATAAcatcaagtatatatatataaagatttgAGATGAGCCTCCATGACCACCAAACATAAGTAAATAAGTATCAAAGCTAAATAGTAAGTAAATAAGATGATTGCACACGTATAAAAGTCCATGAAACCTAGGTCTATTTAAATCAATACACCAAAATGGAAAACCTAAGTCTCAAAGCAGTCATTTATCTAAGCCCTACGAAATACACACGCCACCAAGAAGGTATATGCCAGACAAAAGTGAACCCACAACAAGAACCTGATGAAGAACTCTCGAAGGAATCCCTCCAACGCTCATCATCTGAACCTGAAAATGTTGGTGTGAGGGTTGAGTCCTCTGCTCCCTTAAAAGCCACAAACAATGAAATATCACACACTAACATATAAAACCACCACGTGTGGTTCACTAGAAAACTACGCTCACAATATACTAGTCCAAACATCTATCTCACACATTATCATATTTTGGGCCCATGTTGCCATTAAACCCCACTGGTGCTAATGGTCTTACATAAACATTACCACTAAGCCTCCCGGGCCTTAATGGTGTTACGCAACATATTGATGATGATTCAGAGGACATATCTCATGTCAATATGCTCTCACCAACCATGGATATAGCTCCGCTTTAGTTAGAAATTTCAAGTGAGGCTCATGAGTCCCCCttaattggaaatttccttaGTCTCCCCATGGTTCCTTGTAACCGTTCAAACCATCCCTTAGTGTACCCGTCATTCATATCTCTTCTAACTTTTCCTCACTCATCCTTCATGATGAGAACCATCATCACCAAATGAGGATTGTGTCAATACACATGAATAAACGTTAGATGATGTTTTCCCATTAAGTATAGGAGCCAATGTTATGGTGTGATCACTGGAACATGAAGAGCATGATTatgatagagagagagagagagagagagagagagagagagagagagagagagagggtgtTGTATAAAACGGGTCAAAGTTGTCTTATTCCTTATATGGTACAATATTTATAGACCATTATGGGCCTTTGGCAAGGAAAGTTAATTATGCCATGTGTTACTTGTTATTTGTGTTTCATATCCTATGTTGGTGATTTCATATACATCAATTTATTTACATACGTCGGTCCTAGCATATCTAACATCGAGTAATCCCGATAACACTTAGCAAGGTCACTACAAAGAAAATATAGAGGCATTGATTATCTTCTCAAAGTCATTGGATTTTCATCCctcaactatatttttttgtgtttctttCTCTACTACACTACCATATTGATCatggatagttttttttttctaatttgttaAACAAATAACTCAtctcttatttattaatttcctaTTGTTAATGTGTGCTAGGAATGATGTTGAATTGCTTAAGGACATTGTTAGAGCTGTTTCGGAAAAATTGCCTCGCAGATACCAAAACCAAAGTAAAGGATTGGTTGGAATTGAGGAACATTATAAACGGATTGAATCATTTCTAAATAATGGGTCTAGTGAAGTTAGAACCCTTGGAATATGGGGCATGGGTGGCATAGGTAAAAGCACCCTTGCTACTGCTTTATATAATGAATTGTCTCCTGAGTTTGAAGGTCATTGCTTCTTCATAAATGTTTTTGATAAGTCTGAAATGAGTAATCTCCAGGGTAAAAGAGTTTTCATTGTCTTGGATGACGTGGCTACCTCTGAGCAATTAGAAAAGCTAATTGGAGAATATGATTTTTTGGGACTAGGAAGTAGGGTCATTGTTACGAGTAGAAATAAGCAAATGCTTAGCCTAGTTGATGAAATATATTCAGTCGAGGAATTGAGCTCTCATCACTCCCTTCAGCTTTTCTGTTTGACTGTTTTTGGAGAAGAACAACCTAAAGATGGATATGAAGATCTATCAAGAAGAGTAATTTTCTATTGCAAAGGTATTCCTTTGGCTTTAAAAATTTTGGGTAAAAGTCTTCGTCAAAAATGTAAAGACGCATGGGAAAGTGAATTgagaaaaattcaaaagattctAAATGTGGAAATtcataatgaattaaaattgaGTTATTATGACTTAGATTGTTCACAAAAAGAGATCTTTTTAGACCTTGCATGCTTCTTCAAAGGAGGAAAAAGAGATTGGGTAGCAGGATTATTGGAAGCTTTTGGTTTCTTTCCAGCATCTGAGATAGAAGTACTTTTAGATAAATCTCTCATAAGAATTTCAAAATACAATGAGATAGAAATGCATGACTTGACACAAGAAATGGGTCGAGAAATTATTCGTCAACAATCTATCAAAGATCCTGGAAGACGAAGTTGATTGTGCAAACACGAGGAAGTTGTTGATGTTTTGAAACATAACAAGGCAAGTGCAATtgcttttatttgataataCATGTATCTTTTTAGAATGCAGCTAGTATGATTACCTTTTCTAATTAGTATTCTAAACTTTGTTAGGGAACTGATGTTGTTGAAGGCATAATTTTAAATCTGCATAAATTAACTGGGGATCTATTTTTGAGCTCCGATTCCCTTGCAAAGATGACTAACCTGAGATTTCTTCGAATCCACAAAGGGTGGCGGAGTAACAACCAATTTAATGTGTTCCTTAGTAATGGTCTTGAGTCATTGTCTAACAAATTGAGGTACCTTCATTGGGATGAATGTTGTCTTGAGTCTTTGCCGTCTAACTTTTGCGCTGAACAACTTGTAGAGATTTCCATGCCTCGTAGCAAGCTcaaaaagctctgggatggggTTCAGGTATGATTGTGAATATACATACtacatttttctttctatttgcaAAGGTAGGGTAGAGAATCGTAAGACAAAGTGGTAACTAGTCTTTTGCTTACTCGAATGAAACTCATTCACAATCACAAGAGCCACACCTAGGATGATGAGCTTCAATGTATactaagaattttattttaatgatttatgGTCAATgtgatgtatttttattttttttacagaacctCGTGAGTTTAAAGACCATTGACCTTCAAGAGTCTCGAGACTTGATTGAGATCCCAGACTTATTTATGGCCAAAAAACTTGAAAGAGTATATCTTAATCATTGTAAAAGCTTGTATCAGATCCATCTAAATTCCAAATCTCTCTATGTACTTGACCTCTTAGGTTGTTCTTCTCTCAAGGAATTCACGGTGACATCAGAGGAAATGATAGATTTGATGTTATCTCACACTGCTATATGTACATTGTCATCACCAATTGATCACTTATTGTCTTTAGAAGTGTTAGACCTAAGTGGAACTAATGTTGAGATCTTGCCTGCAAACATAAAAAACCTTTCAATGATGAGAAAGCTAAAATTAGATGATTTCTGTACGAAACTCATGTATCTGCCGGAGCTTCCACCATCCCTAACAGAGCTTCATTTAAATAATTGTCAGAGACTCATGTCTCTACCGAAGCTTCCATCATCCCTGAGAGAGCttcatttaaataattgttGGAGACTTGTGTCCTTGCCGAAACTTCCACCATCCCTAAGAGAGCTtcacttaaataatttttggagACTCATGTCTTTGCCGAAGATTCCACCATCCCTAAGAGAGCTTCATTTAAATAATTGTCGGAGACTGGTATCCCTGCCGAAGCTTCCACCAGGGGTGAAAGAGGTGAGTGCCATCAACTGCATTTCTCTTA
This region includes:
- the LOC114381545 gene encoding LOW QUALITY PROTEIN: disease resistance protein TAO1-like (The sequence of the model RefSeq protein was modified relative to this genomic sequence to represent the inferred CDS: deleted 1 base in 1 codon; substituted 1 base at 1 genomic stop codon), whose product is MAEKMINVVASSSGSASKVFPKKYDVFLSFRGEDTRRNFTCHLYEALMQKKIKTYIDEQLEKGDQIALALTKAIEDSCISIVIFSDNYASSKWCLGELFKILECKKEKGQIVIPVFYNIDPSHXGSKLGAISKPLQNLRESLNANKWKDALTEAANLVGLDSKNYRNDVELLKDIVRAVSEKLPRRYQNQSKGLVGIEEHYKRIESFLNNGSSEVRTLGIWGMGGIGKSTLATALYNELSPEFEGHCFFINVFDKSEMSNLQGKRVFIVLDDVATSEQLEKLIGEYDFLGLGSRVIVTSRNKQMLSLVDEIYSVEELSSHHSLQLFCLTVFGEEQPKDGYEDLSRRVIFYCKGIPLALKILGKSLRQKCKDAWESELRKIQKILNVEIHNELKLSYYDLDCSQKEIFLDLACFFKGGKRDWVAGLLEAFGFFPASEIEVLLDKSLIRISKYNEIEMHDLTQEMGREIIRQQSIKDPGRRSKCNCFYLIIHGTDVVEGIILNLHKLTGDLFLSSDSLAKMTNLRFLRIHKGWRSNNQFNVFLSNGLESLSNKLRYLHWDECCLESLPSNFCAEQLVEISMPRSKLKKLWDGVQNLVSLKTIDLQESRDLIEIPDLFMAKKLERVYLNHCKSLYQIHLNSKSLYVLDLLGCSSLKEFTVTSEEMIDLMLSHTAICTLSSPIDHLLSLEVLDLSGTNVEILPANIKNLSMMRKLKLDDFCTKLMYLPELPPSLTELHLNNCQRLMSLPKLPSSLRELHLNNCWRLVSLPKLPPSLRELHLNNFWRLMSLPKIPPSLRELHLNNCRRLVSLPKLPPGVKEVSAINCISLKTDITQRLVLQHMYQSRIPYLNKDPTYREDEYFFFPGDHVTNSKYGFHTEESSITIPYLPKSHLCGFIYCIILLEGSVLKDNRFSCAIYRDDMLISLDHRRIIGCEKLISDHVLFWYHDINKFGGISEVYDHFCHITFVFKFNYNKESIKGCGVFPVYESNLLYTMRELDPLPQLLSPAKETKKKNCLPFKARLRGFCNSNGGGR